The segment TTTGCCCGTCGTTATCATCCCTCCGAGGCTCGAAGTTTAGCTGTTGCAATTTTTAGCTTGGTCTTTGCAGTGTAAACTTGGGAAACTTACAGTATTTCCGTTGTACAACTCATGATGGTTGTCATTATCATTCTGATCTCTAAGAGTTCTTAGATTTGACGCACGGCCACCTCCTACTGATGTGCTAGATCCGACCATCTGTTCAGTATCCGATGTAGTAGCCGAATTGCCAACAATGCCGCCAAGAGTACTCAATACCCTATTGACACCCCAGGCGCCGAGGCCGTATCCAGCAGCAATTCCTCTAGATAAGATGCTACTTGATTCTGTTACTTCATAAGCAGAAGTATATGTTTGAACCGGAACAATAATAAGTCTGTTGCCTCTATGTTAGCATCCAAAAGCATTGATCAAGGCTGTATAGACCTAAGTGAAAGGCTACTCACGTGGCACTCGGAGACAGACCTAATGATGCCAAGTGTTGGCTTTCATCGGTCATTGAGAGGGTTTTATTTGGCAAAGGCGTACAAACCTGCTTAAATATATAAGGCGCGTCGTCCTTCTGTTGACTGTCAACCCACTGGTCGTCGTCAGCATTGCAATTGTCTTTGGGTATATACAAGCTGTTGATGATGCAGCTGTTGAATACCCCAGGAGAATATCGTTGGTGCTTTTATAAGTTTCTTTAAATTACCTTTCTTACGTCACCACTAATGGTGCTGGTGCTAGGAAATCTGGAACGGATGGAAGATCCATCAAAAAGTCTGATCTGAAGGGCACAATCCTGTGCCTTTGATGCCGTGGTTGGAATGGATGTGTTCTTATCGCCGGATGCCACTGATTGTTCTGTGTCGTGGTCACTACGGCTAGGCTTGCGTCCTGCATCGTTTCGTCTTCTTGCTTTGTCACTTTCAACAAGTGCAAGAATGCGCGCTCGCTCTTCTCTGGCCTCTTGCTGGCGCTTCTTTTGAATCGCAGCATAACTAACGGTTTCCGCCGCTTGGGATGACTGTTTAGAGTGGTTTTCCGCAGCCTTTGAATCTTCGGGTAGTTTACCTTTGGGATCTCTGGGATGCGAGCTCGTACTGGGTTGCCCAGTAGCATTATTATAATCTGATTGTGAAGCTGACATAGTGCCATTGTTGGAATTATGAGTAGGTAAAAAACCCGATGATTGGCCTTCCGTCGTACGCTGTTCTGGATTCTGCAAAGCTTGCGTTCCATTAGGTGACACAGTGCGATCATTCTCAACATTCCTCTGGCTAGATGTAGACTCCAAAGCCTTCTTGAATCGTACTAGGAAGTCGTCTTTGGATATGCCTGCActtaaatattctttaagTTCTCCATTCCTATTAGCACAGAGGTCAGTCTCCCAGCACAAGTTTTTTTTGTCTGAATTCAAGTGTATAAGAAATAGCGGGGCTAAATAGAACTGGTGCAAAAGAAGTAGATGCATGTCTGTATAAGGGAAAAGGGTGACTATTTGAGAATCCATGCCACTTCAACATGAACAAGGAAGGCGCGTTCTATGCCAATTGAACATTTCAGGTAAAGCAACATCTTTAAGAATGCACGATTGATTTATACCCCTACTGGTCACACCTGTCCTACCCATATAAATGGAGATATACTGAGTGAAAGAATGAGTTGATTGCGCTCACCATATAGCAACAAGAGTTGGAGCTTTTGGAATAGGAAAGATTGCAGCGAGATAGTTGGCTTCTTCAGAGCCAGCACTGAGGCGTAGCAAAACTGTTCTTTCTTGTAGATAAGAACTTAACTAGAAAGCCATTCAGTATCAAGCCAAAGGGGCTCATAGTTCTCAAATTACCTCGGAATCTCGTAAGAAATCATCTTCCCAGAGTTTGCTTTCTTCATTACCATCTAATAGGCACGTGGTCATTACATCGATCGAATGAAAACATGAGAGGGATGGTATTTACTCGTTACGAAACATGCAACAAGTTTAGACTCCGCTAAAGCCTTGCTGATCCCGCTATTGATATCGCCGGTGTAAAACATTGCCGCCGCCATCATGTACCGAAAATCACCAAGCAATATATTTCTTGGTTGACTTTGCCAAAGTGGGGAGGTATGTCGGTTTCAAGTGCCAATATGGAGACTGTGTTATGAATACCTGCTCTGGCTATGAGGGCGAAAAATGTACACAGGTATGTGACGTGAGCAAGTCAATAGACGATAGTTGAGGGGAAGTACAAGCAATTGACTTCTTTACTGCAGTGTTGTTGATTGTGAGTGAGTGGAACAATGTAGAAGTCACCTAGTACTCAAGATGTTTATTAACAGGGCTGCAACTGCTTTAATTCTAGAAGATATGATGTGGTATGATGTCTTGATAGAAAGAGTTGTAGCGACAGAGTGAATAAATATACCAAGTAGGTACTGGATAGACAATCGACACCCTCCAGATTATGTAATCACTAGTAGTCCAAGTGGCTTGCGGGTCTTATGTGGCGAGTGTGGCTGGTGGCCGCTCAAACAAGTAGTCGggcaatttcaaaaaatagtCCTGCACGTGCACGCCATACCTCATGCTGCGATAAAAGAGCTGGAGCGAATATCATACTTGTGCTTGTAGATACCTGGTAGAATCTACTAGAGTAATAACATCAAAGGAATACCTAGTATATTCACGTGGTGTATAGATTTCATGCGTCAATCGTATTAAATATGCGTTCCCCTGTCTCAGCTCTATCTTACAATCGTATCTATACGTTCTCGTCCCATGCTAGGAAAATAACTTTTCCCttccaaaccccaaaatGTCCAGCAAAGTATCGATATTTCTCGGGAACCCGCATCAAGTCCAGACAGGCTGCTGACGACCCCAATTTCACATCTATAATAGACAATCCTCCGAATCTAGTTCGCACAGGAAGAAGGCATGGGCCTGGCCTTATTATTCTAGGTAAGTCATCAGCTGCCCAACTCTTATTGCCTAGACGACTGTCTAATATACACGGTTAATAGCTTTAATTCCTCTAACGGCTTTTGCCTTGGGGACGTGGCAAGTCCAACGTCTGGATTGGAAATCAAAGCTCATTGCAAAGTTTGAGGATCGCCTCGTTCGTGATCCTTTACCACTTCCCCCACACATTGATCCTTCAGCAATAAAAGAATTCGATTACAGAAGAATTTTTGCAACTGGTCACTTTAGACACGATCAAGAAATGTTGATTGGCCCTCGATTGCACGATGGGAAAGATGGTTATCTCGTCATCACTCCTTTGGAGCGGGATGGTGAGGGCACTAGTGTTCTTGTAAACCGGGGTTGGatcgagaagaaatataaGAAGCAAACAAGTAGGCCTGACGGGCTGCCTCAAGGTGAAGTAACGGTCGAGGGATTGTTGCGCGAACcttggaaaaagaattatttcaCGCCAGATAATAGTCCACAGACACAAGAATTCTACTTTCCTGACGTCGAGCAAATGGCTAAGTTGACAGGAAGTCAACCTGTTTGGATTGAAGAGACAATGGGTAAGGTGGCACtttcattatatttcaaGTGCCATAAAGCTTACAAAACCACAGAACCTGATCTTTTGATGGCTTGGGATCGCGCTGCTCGTGGGATTCCAATAGGAAGACCGGCAGAAGTCAATCTCCGAAACAACCACACACAGTACATATTTACATGGTAGGTACTTCTAATGGTTGGCGAAAAAGTCAAATGAAACCCGTCGCCATGTGTGCTAACACTATAATTTTACAGGTACGCCTTGGCTGCTGCTACGTCAGTTATGCTGTGGATGGTTGTGAAGAAACCATCTGCAGACATCGCTCGACGAGTTCGTCAAAATAAAGAATGGTCTTGAGAATTGCATATTTTTCCTCATTTTCTGGGTGGTTTTGGTCGTGGCCGATCTTTCGAGGTCAAGGGGGGGACCATTCTTACGTCTTGTAGGAGCTCTCTAGGCAAGCGACTTTGTGCAAGTGAAAATGGCGTTGTTGTAGCATTGGTTTGGCGTTGTCTGTAAAACACTCAGCATGTATCAAGACTTTAGTCATGTTCAGATAAATACCTTCTCATCAACATTAAAACATCACTCTCATCAATAGTCTTGCGCCCGGCGTGTTCAGAGTATGTGCTTAGATCATCACTAATCTGTTCGAAAAACCAATCGGTTGCTTGCATGATCGCATCGAGAGCATCCCCACTCAACTTGTCCCCTCTGCCGGCTCCATTCCTTGCCAAGTTGATTGCATACTTCTTCAC is part of the Botrytis cinerea B05.10 chromosome 1, complete sequence genome and harbors:
- the Bcshy1 gene encoding Bcshy1; this encodes MRSPVSALSYNRIYTFSSHARKITFPFQTPKCPAKYRYFSGTRIKSRQAADDPNFTSIIDNPPNLVRTGRRHGPGLIILALIPLTAFALGTWQVQRLDWKSKLIAKFEDRLVRDPLPLPPHIDPSAIKEFDYRRIFATGHFRHDQEMLIGPRLHDGKDGYLVITPLERDGEGTSVLVNRGWIEKKYKKQTSRPDGLPQGEVTVEGLLREPWKKNYFTPDNSPQTQEFYFPDVEQMAKLTGSQPVWIEETMEPDLLMAWDRAARGIPIGRPAEVNLRNNHTQYIFTWYALAAATSVMLWMVVKKPSADIARRVRQNKEWS